From the Caviibacter abscessus genome, one window contains:
- a CDS encoding GH25 family lysozyme: MKKIKIFVALLMIINLILILVELELAGYIYHNDILAKKYTVHGIDISHHQTRINWSKVDKKYKFVLMKATEGKDFLDKDFSYNWNKAQLNGFKVGAYHFFSMRSSGIRQANYYISKVPKVNDSFPPIIDVEVSSRHKKELVISQLKDMISKLEEHYGKKVIIYVDYKAYKLFIENELKDNPIWIRDIRFYPNISEDNRWIIWQYSNRGRVKGIDGFTDKNVLRYDDINWYLKGLKK, translated from the coding sequence ATGAAAAAAATAAAAATATTTGTTGCTTTACTAATGATTATAAACCTAATATTAATACTTGTAGAACTTGAACTTGCAGGATACATATATCATAATGATATACTTGCAAAAAAATATACGGTGCATGGAATTGACATTTCACATCATCAAACAAGAATTAATTGGAGTAAAGTTGATAAGAAATATAAGTTTGTACTTATGAAAGCTACAGAAGGTAAAGATTTTCTTGATAAAGATTTTTCATATAATTGGAATAAAGCACAATTAAACGGTTTTAAAGTTGGAGCATATCATTTCTTTTCTATGAGAAGTAGTGGTATACGCCAAGCAAATTACTATATATCAAAAGTTCCTAAAGTTAATGATAGCTTCCCTCCTATTATAGACGTTGAAGTATCATCAAGACATAAAAAGGAGCTTGTTATATCTCAATTAAAAGATATGATATCTAAACTGGAAGAACATTATGGCAAAAAGGTCATAATTTACGTTGACTATAAAGCGTATAAGTTATTTATAGAAAATGAATTAAAAGATAATCCTATATGGATAAGAGATATTAGATTTTATCCTAATATAAGTGAGGATAACAGATGGATAATTTGGCAATATTCCAATAGAGGTAGAGTTAAAGGTATAGACGGGTTTACAGATAAGAATGTTTTAAGGTATGATGATATAAATTGGTATTTAAAAGGCTTGAAAAAATAG
- the serS gene encoding serine--tRNA ligase, translating to MIDIRFIRENPEIIRKSLNARNSDYPLDELLLIDKNRRDILVEVESLKKQRNDASALIGKYKREGKDVKELLDGMQLVGEKIKEYDEQLVRIEERLNTLLYTIPNKLHESTPIGKDEDENIEIRKWGEPRKFDFEVKSHDELGVELDILDFERGAKLGGSRFTVYKNQAAKLERALINFMLDTHTSEHGYTEILTPQLAKKEIMMGTGQLPKFEDDMYKIEGEELYLIPTAEVTLTNLYNQEILEEEDLPKYMCGFTACFRKEAGSGGKDLKGLIRQHQFNKVEMVKIAHPKNSYEELEHMVNCAENILKKLGLPYRVISLCSGDLGFSAAKTYDLEVWVPSQNKYREISSCSNTEDFQARRAMIKYRSKDDKKSYFVHTLNGSGLAVGRTLLAIMENYQQKDGSILIPEALIPYMNGLKEIRK from the coding sequence ATGATAGATATTAGATTTATTAGAGAAAATCCAGAAATAATAAGAAAAAGCCTTAATGCAAGAAATAGTGACTATCCTTTAGATGAACTACTTTTAATTGATAAAAACAGAAGAGATATATTAGTTGAAGTAGAATCATTAAAAAAACAAAGAAATGATGCAAGTGCTTTAATAGGAAAATATAAAAGAGAAGGCAAAGATGTTAAAGAATTACTTGATGGCATGCAATTAGTAGGTGAAAAAATAAAAGAATACGATGAACAATTAGTTAGAATTGAAGAAAGACTTAATACTTTACTTTATACTATACCTAATAAATTACATGAAAGTACACCTATAGGTAAAGATGAAGATGAAAATATTGAAATTCGTAAATGGGGAGAACCTAGAAAATTTGATTTTGAAGTAAAATCTCATGATGAATTAGGAGTAGAACTTGATATACTTGATTTTGAAAGAGGAGCAAAACTTGGAGGTTCAAGATTTACAGTATATAAAAATCAAGCAGCTAAATTAGAAAGAGCTTTAATAAACTTTATGCTTGATACCCATACATCAGAACATGGATATACTGAAATATTAACACCACAACTTGCTAAAAAAGAAATAATGATGGGTACAGGTCAACTTCCTAAATTTGAAGATGATATGTATAAAATTGAAGGTGAAGAACTATATTTAATACCTACAGCAGAAGTAACTCTAACAAATTTATATAATCAAGAAATACTTGAAGAAGAAGATTTACCTAAATATATGTGTGGATTTACGGCTTGTTTTAGAAAAGAAGCAGGTTCAGGTGGAAAAGATTTAAAAGGACTTATAAGACAACATCAATTTAACAAAGTTGAAATGGTTAAAATAGCACACCCTAAAAACTCATATGAAGAGCTTGAACATATGGTTAATTGTGCTGAAAATATTTTGAAAAAATTAGGTCTACCTTATAGAGTTATATCACTTTGTAGTGGAGATTTAGGATTTTCAGCAGCTAAAACTTATGATTTAGAAGTTTGGGTACCAAGTCAAAATAAATATAGAGAAATATCTTCATGTTCAAATACCGAAGATTTCCAAGCAAGAAGAGCAATGATAAAGTATAGAAGTAAAGATGATAAAAAGAGCTATTTTGTTCATACATTAAATGGTTCAGGTCTTGCAGTTGGAAGAACTTTACTTGCTATAATGGAAAATTATCAACAAAAAGATGGAAGTATATTAATACCTGAGGCATTAATACCTTATATGAATGGACTTAAAGAAATCAGAAAATGA
- the whiA gene encoding DNA-binding protein WhiA: MEKNNVSYSIKLKKEILNVKNKKENEVMSELLGLFLSKNSFTQDGIYFKTEINYIARRVFENLKMIPNLFFQFSYSRHNKLGTHNVYVIKIEKQKNNENIYNDFIAQLFNLKTYDVTKAENKEITSGIIRGYFLSCGYVKDPLKGYSLDFFIDTEDASTFLYLLFLNMGKKVFQTEKKNKNIVYIRNCEDILDTIILLGGVTCFFEYEEVTINKEISSKINRNINYELANETKKMKTSLEQVEMINKIDETIGIKTLSYALQETARVRLENEDMSLEELAGLLNITKSGIRGRFRKLKEIYEDIGE, encoded by the coding sequence ATGGAAAAAAATAATGTTTCATATTCAATTAAATTAAAAAAAGAAATATTAAATGTGAAAAATAAAAAAGAAAATGAAGTAATGTCAGAATTATTAGGCTTATTTTTATCAAAAAATAGTTTTACTCAAGATGGTATTTATTTCAAAACAGAAATAAACTATATTGCAAGAAGGGTGTTTGAGAATTTAAAAATGATACCTAATCTTTTCTTTCAATTTAGTTATTCAAGGCATAACAAATTAGGAACACATAACGTTTATGTTATAAAAATAGAAAAGCAAAAAAATAATGAAAATATATATAATGATTTCATAGCACAACTTTTTAATCTTAAAACATATGATGTAACCAAAGCGGAAAATAAGGAGATTACATCTGGTATAATAAGAGGATATTTTTTAAGTTGTGGATATGTTAAGGATCCATTAAAAGGTTATTCATTGGATTTTTTTATAGATACAGAAGATGCTTCAACTTTTTTATATCTATTGTTTTTAAACATGGGTAAAAAAGTATTTCAAACTGAAAAGAAAAATAAAAATATTGTATATATAAGAAATTGTGAAGATATATTAGATACCATAATTTTATTAGGTGGAGTTACTTGTTTTTTTGAATATGAAGAAGTAACTATAAATAAAGAAATATCTTCTAAAATTAATAGAAATATTAATTATGAACTGGCTAATGAAACAAAAAAAATGAAAACATCTTTAGAGCAAGTAGAAATGATTAATAAAATAGATGAAACCATAGGAATAAAAACATTAAGCTATGCTTTGCAAGAAACAGCAAGAGTAAGGCTTGAAAATGAAGATATGTCTCTTGAAGAATTAGCCGGATTACTTAATATTACTAAGTCAGGTATCAGGGGAAGATTTAGAAAATTAAAAGAAATATACGAGGATATTGGTGAATAG
- a CDS encoding MATE family efflux transporter, with protein MESRRKLILDGNVWTTLLILCIPTIMMAVVQSMIPFTDGLFLNRTLGPERTSAITYAKPSIDIMIGLSQGLGVAAMAMIGQMVGKGDVVKVKKISLQILIFSIICGIFLIPVSILVAYYMSTTVADIMKADVFIYICLYSFVIPLQFLAAIFNAIKNAEGNPESPFYRMIVLLVLKILFNFIFLKIFNFGIKGAVFASFCAYVVTAIWMYYDLFIKKYLYTLDLREYRYDGVILTEVIRLGIPSMFNFMMINLGFLLINMEIENYGRVVLAGLGIAGNINSLCFQLPACVSTTVTTMISLNIGIGNATKAKKVFRVGMIISLIIAFLTTITVLPLSSIITKMFTSQKNVLEVANESLKYYTYSIIPFGITMICQAVFNAVGKTFIPLFMGFLRIWLFRYLFIISTQVYLGYCSVFMGNLFSNALAAIVFLVLVKKLKWETGMKYGKK; from the coding sequence ATGGAAAGCCGAAGAAAATTAATATTAGATGGCAATGTGTGGACCACATTATTAATACTTTGCATACCGACAATTATGATGGCGGTAGTACAATCAATGATACCTTTTACAGATGGACTTTTTTTAAATAGAACTTTAGGTCCTGAAAGAACTAGTGCTATAACTTACGCTAAACCCTCAATAGATATAATGATTGGTTTATCACAAGGTCTTGGAGTTGCTGCTATGGCAATGATAGGCCAAATGGTAGGTAAAGGAGATGTTGTAAAAGTAAAAAAAATCTCTCTTCAAATACTTATTTTTTCAATAATTTGTGGAATATTTTTAATACCAGTAAGCATATTAGTGGCATATTATATGTCAACAACGGTTGCAGATATTATGAAAGCGGATGTTTTCATATATATTTGTCTGTATTCTTTTGTTATACCTTTACAATTTTTAGCAGCAATTTTTAATGCTATAAAAAATGCCGAAGGTAATCCAGAATCACCGTTTTATAGAATGATAGTCTTATTAGTGTTAAAAATACTATTTAATTTTATATTTCTAAAAATATTTAATTTTGGCATAAAAGGAGCTGTATTTGCCTCTTTTTGTGCTTATGTAGTTACAGCAATTTGGATGTATTATGACTTGTTTATAAAAAAATATTTATATACACTAGATTTAAGAGAATATAGATATGATGGTGTAATATTAACAGAAGTAATAAGATTAGGAATACCATCAATGTTTAATTTTATGATGATAAATTTAGGCTTTTTATTAATTAATATGGAAATAGAAAATTATGGTAGAGTAGTTTTAGCAGGTCTTGGAATAGCGGGGAATATAAATAGTCTTTGTTTTCAACTTCCGGCTTGTGTAAGTACAACTGTAACTACAATGATAAGTCTTAACATAGGTATAGGAAATGCAACAAAAGCAAAAAAGGTATTTAGAGTTGGAATGATAATAAGTTTAATTATTGCATTTTTAACTACTATAACAGTACTTCCTTTATCATCTATAATAACTAAAATGTTTACATCACAAAAAAATGTATTAGAAGTAGCAAATGAATCACTTAAATACTATACATATTCAATAATTCCATTTGGTATAACTATGATATGTCAAGCAGTTTTTAACGCTGTTGGTAAAACATTTATACCTTTATTTATGGGATTTTTAAGAATATGGTTATTTAGATATTTATTTATAATCTCAACACAAGTATATTTAGGATATTGTTCTGTATTTATGGGAAATTTATTTTCAAATGCTTTAGCAGCAATAGTATTTTTAGTACTTGTAAAAAAACTAAAATGGGAAACAGGTATGAAATATGGAAAAAAATAA
- a CDS encoding PTS sugar transporter subunit IIA, with protein MGFFANLFSKKKEEVVTKNVVVSPIAGKVIPISEVPDETFASKMLGDGVGIEPFASGVMVAPADGVISQLFETGHAFTIETKQGVNILVHFGLNTVELKGKGFEIIAKEGDTVKAGDPIIKYDLEFLKANSPSVITPVVILDSDEYTAIKTFENQEVKEADQTIIEVEL; from the coding sequence ATGGGATTTTTTGCAAATTTATTTTCTAAAAAGAAAGAAGAAGTAGTTACTAAAAATGTAGTAGTATCACCTATTGCAGGAAAAGTAATACCTATTAGTGAAGTACCTGATGAAACATTTGCTTCTAAGATGTTAGGAGACGGTGTAGGAATAGAACCTTTTGCATCAGGAGTAATGGTTGCACCAGCAGACGGTGTAATAAGTCAATTATTTGAAACAGGACATGCTTTTACAATTGAAACAAAGCAAGGAGTAAACATATTAGTTCACTTTGGATTAAATACTGTTGAATTAAAAGGAAAAGGGTTTGAAATAATTGCAAAAGAAGGAGATACTGTTAAAGCAGGAGATCCAATTATTAAATATGATTTAGAATTTTTAAAAGCTAATTCTCCATCAGTTATAACACCGGTAGTTATTTTAGATTCAGATGAATACACTGCTATAAAAACTTTTGAAAATCAAGAAGTTAAAGAAGCTGATCAAACAATAATTGAAGTTGAATTATAA
- the msrB gene encoding peptide-methionine (R)-S-oxide reductase MsrB, with product MAKKTIYLAGGCFWGMQGYFRRIQGILETCVGYVNGNTEITNYDLIKQTGHAEALKIVYDDEMITLGIILTHFFQVIDPTILNRQGNDVGVQYRTGIYYIKDEDLEMIERIMQYESTKHIKKIVVEVQKVKNFALAEQYHQDYLEKNKDGYCHINISKPVTPVVDSSFYTKKIENLTQLQYEVTQERATEKPFNNEYNDVFEKGIYVDITSGEPLFLSNKKFESGCGWPSFSAPINNEVIQYKTDKSYDMIRTEVVSKRSNSHLGHVFEEFKGTRYCINSASLNFIPIDKMKKLGYGYYIQFL from the coding sequence ATGGCTAAGAAAACAATTTATCTAGCAGGTGGTTGTTTTTGGGGAATGCAAGGTTATTTTAGAAGAATACAAGGTATACTTGAAACCTGTGTTGGCTATGTAAATGGCAATACTGAAATAACAAATTATGATTTAATTAAACAAACAGGGCATGCAGAAGCTTTGAAAATAGTATATGATGATGAAATGATAACACTTGGAATAATACTTACACATTTTTTCCAAGTTATAGATCCAACTATTTTAAATAGACAAGGTAATGATGTAGGTGTTCAATATAGAACAGGAATATACTACATAAAAGATGAAGATCTTGAAATGATTGAAAGAATTATGCAATATGAAAGTACAAAGCATATTAAAAAAATAGTTGTCGAAGTACAAAAAGTTAAAAATTTTGCTTTAGCTGAGCAGTATCATCAGGATTATCTTGAAAAAAATAAAGACGGTTATTGTCATATAAATATATCAAAGCCTGTTACTCCAGTTGTAGATTCAAGTTTTTATACTAAAAAAATTGAAAATTTAACTCAGTTACAATATGAGGTTACGCAAGAAAGAGCAACGGAAAAGCCGTTTAATAATGAATATAATGATGTATTTGAAAAAGGAATTTATGTTGACATTACATCAGGAGAACCATTATTTTTATCTAATAAAAAGTTTGAATCTGGTTGTGGCTGGCCTTCATTTTCAGCTCCGATTAATAACGAAGTTATACAGTATAAAACTGATAAAAGTTATGATATGATAAGAACGGAAGTTGTCAGTAAAAGAAGTAATTCTCATTTAGGGCATGTATTTGAAGAATTTAAAGGAACAAGATATTGTATAAATAGTGCTTCATTAAATTTTATACCTATTGATAAAATGAAAAAGCTAGGATATGGGTATTATATTCAGTTTTTATAA
- a CDS encoding O-antigen ligase family protein, with translation MEAREDKVLLTLIYFQALLLGISYKIAIFEAVILVVYFLLKGYRVSLNNKQIYATYILILNSTIALYYKNYIGILINTGLIFFFFVYNFYILLDENIKSKIENIVLYSSLIVNLIYIIYFIMTKQRVGAFSYFNPNYYGSYLTFIVIMSLIKGKKYLTVSIISILAILATGSRFSLIAILLALSAYIFFYFKKYFVVFFSALTIYFIGVYKGIFPFIRTDSIEKYLKLRIDIWYMAIKFIKTNWLLGHGPGYFYYITNYVYAHTHSILLEPVLSYGLLGIIILLILYLYKLKINKIKAIVLILIFVHGLADYTILWYQTILIYMIVFNLREEICNG, from the coding sequence TTGGAAGCACGGGAAGATAAAGTTTTATTAACTCTTATTTATTTTCAGGCACTATTGCTTGGAATTTCGTATAAAATAGCAATATTTGAGGCAGTAATATTAGTAGTATATTTTTTATTAAAAGGATATAGGGTATCATTAAATAATAAACAAATATATGCTACATATATTTTAATTTTAAACAGCACTATTGCGTTGTATTATAAAAATTATATCGGTATTTTAATTAATACGGGCTTAATTTTCTTTTTCTTTGTATATAATTTTTATATATTATTAGATGAAAATATAAAAAGTAAAATAGAAAATATAGTATTATACAGCTCGTTAATTGTAAATTTGATATATATAATATACTTTATTATGACAAAGCAAAGAGTGGGAGCTTTTAGTTATTTTAATCCTAATTATTATGGTTCATATTTAACTTTTATAGTGATAATGTCACTTATAAAAGGGAAAAAATATTTAACTGTATCTATAATAAGTATTTTAGCAATACTTGCAACAGGATCAAGATTTTCACTAATAGCAATTTTACTTGCATTGTCAGCGTATATATTTTTTTATTTTAAAAAATACTTTGTAGTATTTTTTTCTGCACTTACTATATATTTTATAGGTGTATATAAGGGAATTTTTCCTTTTATCAGAACGGATTCAATAGAGAAATACCTTAAATTACGTATTGATATATGGTATATGGCAATTAAATTTATTAAAACAAATTGGTTATTGGGACATGGTCCCGGATATTTTTACTACATTACAAATTATGTATATGCTCATACACATAGCATATTACTAGAACCTGTACTAAGTTATGGATTACTTGGTATTATAATCTTATTGATTTTATATCTTTACAAACTAAAAATTAATAAAATTAAAGCAATAGTATTAATATTAATTTTTGTGCATGGTTTAGCGGACTACACAATTTTATGGTATCAAACGATATTAATATATATGATAGTCTTTAATTTGAGGGAGGAAATTTGTAATGGCTAA
- the dut gene encoding dUTP diphosphatase, translated as MNIKIIRENATIPTYGTIHAAGADLYACLDEIVTIKSGETKMVYTGICMEIPEGLVGLVYARSGMAVKQGVAPANKVGVIDSDYRGEIMVALHNHSNVDVTVENGQRIAQIVFTPYVKENFNVVDELSDTKRGDGGFGSTGR; from the coding sequence ATGAATATAAAAATAATAAGAGAAAATGCAACAATTCCTACTTATGGAACAATTCATGCAGCAGGAGCTGATTTATACGCTTGTTTAGATGAAATAGTAACTATAAAATCAGGGGAAACAAAAATGGTTTATACAGGTATATGTATGGAAATCCCTGAAGGTTTAGTAGGCTTAGTTTATGCAAGAAGCGGCATGGCTGTAAAGCAAGGTGTAGCACCTGCAAATAAAGTTGGAGTTATTGATAGTGATTATAGAGGTGAAATAATGGTTGCATTACACAACCATTCAAATGTTGATGTTACAGTAGAAAATGGTCAAAGAATAGCACAAATAGTATTTACACCTTATGTAAAAGAAAATTTCAATGTTGTTGATGAACTAAGCGATACAAAACGTGGAGATGGCGGATTTGGAAGCACGGGAAGATAA
- the mreB gene encoding rod shape-determining protein produces MFITKIINFFRVNKNLAIDLGTSNVLIYDKQRRRVVLNEPSVIVRDKKTGRVIAVGKEAREMLGKNPETIEVIKPLKDGVISDIDAARDMLSEFIKKIYGVSPFKPDVMLCVPIEVTTVEKRALFESMTEARKIYILEEGRAAVLGSGVNISLPMGNMVIDIGGGSTDIAVLSLNEIVASKSIRVAGNSLDGAIAKYVKDNLKLVIGDRTAEKIKKNLATAIKLSEDENLKMPIKGRHLNTNIPVELEISSNQIQEAIIDTLRLILDSVKEILSKCPPEIATDILDNGIVLTGGGALIKNLDKYIMDAIHIPVHIPEKPLESVVVGAGLAFDNKNILRTLLMREI; encoded by the coding sequence ATGTTTATAACAAAAATAATAAACTTTTTTAGAGTTAATAAGAATTTAGCCATTGACTTAGGTACTTCAAATGTATTGATATACGATAAGCAAAGAAGAAGAGTAGTTTTAAATGAACCATCTGTAATAGTAAGAGATAAAAAAACGGGTCGTGTTATTGCAGTAGGAAAAGAAGCACGTGAGATGCTTGGAAAAAATCCTGAAACTATAGAAGTTATTAAACCTTTAAAAGATGGAGTAATATCTGATATTGATGCAGCAAGAGATATGCTATCTGAGTTTATAAAAAAAATATATGGTGTTTCACCTTTTAAACCTGATGTAATGTTATGTGTTCCAATAGAGGTTACAACTGTTGAAAAAAGAGCATTATTTGAATCAATGACAGAAGCAAGGAAAATATATATACTTGAAGAAGGTAGAGCAGCAGTTTTAGGTTCAGGCGTTAATATATCACTTCCTATGGGTAATATGGTAATAGATATAGGAGGAGGTTCAACAGATATAGCTGTACTTTCTTTAAATGAAATAGTAGCAAGTAAATCAATAAGAGTTGCTGGAAACAGTCTTGACGGAGCAATCGCTAAGTATGTAAAAGATAACCTTAAATTAGTAATAGGGGACAGAACAGCTGAAAAAATAAAGAAAAATCTTGCAACAGCAATAAAACTATCGGAAGATGAAAATTTAAAAATGCCTATAAAAGGTAGACATTTAAATACAAATATACCTGTAGAACTTGAAATTTCATCTAATCAGATACAAGAGGCGATAATTGATACCTTAAGATTAATCTTAGACAGTGTTAAAGAAATTTTAAGTAAATGTCCTCCTGAAATAGCAACAGACATATTAGACAATGGAATAGTTTTAACAGGTGGTGGAGCATTAATAAAAAATTTGGATAAATATATTATGGATGCTATTCATATACCTGTTCATATACCTGAAAAACCGTTAGAATCGGTTGTTGTTGGTGCAGGACTTGCGTTTGATAATAAGAATATATTAAGAACATTACTTATGAGGGAAATTTAA
- the frr gene encoding ribosome recycling factor, with translation MLDEILMETEEKMEKTIESTKVRFSHVRAGRANVAMIDGISVEYFGQMTPLNQVGTLSAPESRLIVIDPWDKSLIPVIEKEIMKANLGFTPSNDGRVIRLVIPELTEERRKEYVKLVKKEAEEGKIAIRNIRKDANTKVKKLEKDSEISEDDLKLAEADIQKLTDKYVALIDEVLSKKEKELLSI, from the coding sequence ATGTTAGATGAAATATTAATGGAAACTGAAGAAAAAATGGAAAAAACTATTGAAAGTACAAAAGTTAGATTTTCTCATGTAAGAGCAGGTAGAGCAAATGTTGCTATGATAGACGGCATAAGTGTTGAGTATTTTGGTCAAATGACACCACTTAACCAAGTTGGTACATTATCTGCACCTGAAAGCAGATTAATAGTTATAGATCCTTGGGATAAAAGTTTAATACCTGTTATTGAAAAAGAAATTATGAAAGCTAATTTAGGATTTACTCCTTCTAATGACGGTAGAGTAATAAGACTAGTTATACCTGAATTAACAGAAGAAAGAAGAAAAGAATATGTTAAGCTTGTAAAAAAAGAAGCTGAAGAAGGTAAAATTGCAATTAGAAATATTAGAAAAGATGCAAATACAAAAGTTAAAAAATTAGAAAAAGATAGTGAAATATCTGAAGATGATTTAAAACTTGCTGAAGCGGACATACAAAAATTAACAGATAAATACGTAGCACTTATAGATGAAGTATTAAGTAAAAAGGAAAAGGAACTGTTAAGTATATAG
- the pyrH gene encoding UMP kinase produces MKYKRILLKLSGEALAGKKEFGFDEEVLIRFAKQVKELHENGVQVAIVIGGGNIFRGMSGQKYGVDRATGDTMGMLATIMNGLALQNFIESVGVSTRLLTSVSMPEVAEPYIRRRAIRHLEKGRIVIFSGGTGMPYFTTDSGGAIRAIEIHADVLAKGTKVDGIYDKDPMKYPDATKYDEITFEKAIVENLKVMDATALSLCRENDMPIIVFNALEDGNMLKMVKGEKIGTIVKNEE; encoded by the coding sequence ATGAAGTATAAAAGAATACTTTTAAAACTAAGTGGAGAGGCACTTGCAGGAAAAAAAGAGTTCGGTTTTGATGAAGAAGTTTTGATTAGATTTGCAAAACAAGTAAAAGAACTTCATGAAAACGGAGTACAAGTTGCAATAGTTATTGGAGGCGGAAATATTTTTAGAGGTATGTCTGGTCAAAAATACGGTGTTGACAGAGCAACAGGTGATACTATGGGAATGCTTGCAACTATTATGAATGGTTTAGCATTACAAAACTTTATAGAAAGTGTAGGTGTTTCTACAAGACTTTTAACATCTGTAAGTATGCCAGAAGTTGCAGAACCGTACATTAGAAGAAGAGCAATAAGACATCTTGAAAAAGGACGTATTGTAATATTTTCGGGTGGAACAGGAATGCCATATTTTACAACTGATTCAGGTGGAGCTATAAGAGCTATTGAAATACATGCAGATGTGCTTGCTAAAGGAACAAAAGTTGATGGTATATATGATAAAGACCCTATGAAATATCCTGATGCAACTAAATATGATGAAATTACGTTTGAAAAGGCAATAGTTGAGAATTTAAAAGTAATGGATGCTACTGCACTATCACTTTGCCGTGAAAATGATATGCCTATAATTGTTTTCAATGCTTTAGAAGATGGAAATATGTTAAAAATGGTTAAAGGTGAAAAAATCGGAACAATAGTAAAAAATGAAGAATAA